Proteins found in one Zea mays cultivar B73 chromosome 1, Zm-B73-REFERENCE-NAM-5.0, whole genome shotgun sequence genomic segment:
- the LOC103640490 gene encoding cytochrome P450 81Q32, whose translation MDAAATAVSSSGDAPVLLLALAVSLLLLAAAVWSSRRRGQGHGNGNGAPSPPSRPLLGHLHLLGKPLHRSLAALAAAHGAGGQLAPLLSLRLGARRALVVSERGVAEECFTAHDAALAGRPRVLAGDRLGYGYTMLVWASHGDHWRALRRLLAAEIFSAARVAARAADRRSEVAALVTSLAALHLHCGGGAVSLRPRLFELVLGVMLRALTGERAHGGDVRTFQGIVEETFAVSGAPSVGDFFPALRWVDRLRGVDAALVRLQARRDAFVGGLVQDQRRRRRDAGDGRGRHAAEKQSIVDELLSLQETDPEYYTDTIIKGVVLMLLTAGTDTSALTTEWAMALLLTHPEAMRKARAEIETSVGTARLVEESDIANLPYLQCVVKETLRLRPVGPVIPAHEAMEDCTVGGFHVERGTMVLVNAWAIHQDPKLWDAPEEFRPERFLDAAGTVTAVTTPMLPFGLGRRRCPGEGLALRLISLTLAALVQCFEWDVGEGGVVDMTEGVGLTMPMAMPLAAVCRPREFVKGMLST comes from the exons ATGGACGCGGCGGCGACGGCCGTGTCGTCGAGCGGCGACGCTCCCGTTCTCCTCCTTGCCCTCGCCGTCTCCCTGCTCCTCCTCGCGGCGGCCGTCTGGTCCTCGAGGCGGCGTGGTCAGGGGCACGGCAACGGCAACGGCGCGCCGAGCCCGCCGTCGCGGCCGCTGCTGGGCCACCTGCACCTGCTCGGCAAGCCGCTGCACCGCTCGCTGGCGGCGCTGGCTGCCGCgcacggcgcggggggccagctgGCGCCGCTCCTGTCCCTGCGGCTGGGCGCGCGGCGGGCGCTGGTGGTGTCGGAGCGCGGCGTGGCCGAGGAGTGCTTCACCGCGCACGACGCCGCGCTGGCGGGCCGGCCGCGGGTGCTGGCCGGCGACCGGCTCGGGTACGGGTACACGATGCTGGTGTGGGCGTCCCACGGGGACCACTGGCGCGCGCTCCGCCGGCTCCTGGCCGCCGAGATCTTCTCGGCGGCCCGCGTGGCCGCGCGCGCCGCCGACCGCCGCTCCGAGGTCGCCGCGCTCGTCACCAGCCTGGCGGCGCTCCACCTCCActgcggcggcggcgcggtgagTCTCCGACCCAGGCTCTTCGAGCTGGTGCTCGGCGTCATGCTGCGGGCGCTCACGGGAGAGCGCGCGCACGGCGGCGACGTGCGCACGTTCCAGGGCATCGTGGAGGAGACGTTCGCCGTGAGCGGCGCGCCCAGCGTCGGGGACTTCTTCCCGGCGCTGCGGTGGGTGGACCGCCTACGCGGCGTCGACGCGGCGCTCGTGCGTCTTCAGGCCAGGCGCGACGCGTTCGTCGGCGGCCTCGTCCAGGACCAACGGCGGCGAAGGCGCGACGCCGGTGATGGCCGAGGCCGACACGCGGCGGAGAAGCAGAGCATCGTTGACGAGCTCCTGTCGCTGCAAGAAACTGATCCCGAGTACTACACGGACACGATCATCAAAGGCGTCGTCTTG ATGCTACTCACTGCCGGCACCGACACGTCGGCGCTGACCACCGAGTGGGCAATGGCGCTGCTGCTGACACACCCGGAAGCAATGCGGAAGGCTAGAGCCGAGATAGAGACTAGCGTCGGCACCGCGCGGCTCGTGGAGGAGTCGGACATCGCGAACCTCCCGTACCTCCAATGCGTGGTGAAGGAGACCCTGCGCCTGCGCCCCGTCGGGCCGGTCATCCCGGCGCACGAGGCCATGGAGGACTGCACCGTTGGCGGGTTCCATGTCGAACGCGGCACGATGGTCCTCGTGAACGCCTGGGCAATCCACCAGGATCCCAAGCTCTGGGACGCGCCAGAGGAGTTCAGGCCGGAGAGGTTCCTGGACGCCGCCGGTACGGTGACCGCGGTCACCACGCCCATGCTGCCGTTTGGGCTTGGACGGCGGCGCTGCCCTGGGGAGGGGTTGGCGTTGCGTCTGATTAGCTTGACGCTGGCGGCGCTCGTTCAGTGCTTCGAGTGGGATGTTGGTGAAGGCGGTGTCGTTGACATGACCGAAGGCGTTGGGCTGACAATGCCGATGGCCATGCCCTTGGCTGCTGTCTGCCGGCCCCGGGAGTTTGTCAAGGGCATGCTCTCTACTTGA